In one window of Pseudodesulfovibrio sediminis DNA:
- a CDS encoding ABC transporter ATP-binding protein: MSSDSIYRLVAVNKEFAGPPETVRVLNEVDLSINRGESLAILGASGSGKTTLLHMLGTLDTVTSGDIYFNGTKLSTMGDRQRAELRNRDIGFVFQFHHLLPEFSTLENVAMPAFIAGMGRSKGLQLAKEALDMVGLAHRLEHKVTTLSGGERQRAAIARAILLKPKVLLADEPTGNLDEENGSKVGELLVSLNAELGMTFVVVTHNPELAGMMQRRVELRSGELYDH; encoded by the coding sequence ATGAGTAGTGACTCTATATACCGGCTGGTCGCCGTTAATAAGGAATTTGCAGGTCCGCCTGAAACAGTGCGGGTTCTGAACGAAGTTGATTTGTCCATCAACCGGGGAGAATCCCTGGCCATACTGGGCGCATCGGGGTCGGGGAAGACAACCCTGCTGCATATGCTTGGTACGTTGGATACTGTGACGAGTGGTGATATTTATTTTAATGGTACCAAGTTGAGTACCATGGGAGACAGGCAGCGGGCGGAATTGCGAAACCGGGATATCGGTTTTGTTTTTCAATTTCATCACCTTCTGCCCGAGTTTTCCACTTTGGAAAACGTGGCAATGCCGGCGTTTATTGCTGGGATGGGACGTTCCAAGGGATTGCAGCTTGCCAAGGAAGCGCTTGATATGGTCGGACTGGCTCATCGACTTGAACATAAGGTCACGACCCTCTCCGGGGGCGAAAGACAACGTGCTGCAATAGCACGGGCCATTTTGCTCAAGCCGAAAGTCCTTCTGGCTGATGAGCCTACTGGCAATCTGGATGAAGAAAATGGTTCCAAGGTCGGTGAATTGTTGGTTTCCCTTAATGCAGAATTAGGCATGACCTTTGTGGTCGTTACCCATAATCCGGAACTCGCAGGCATGATGCAAAGACGTGTCGAATTGCGGTCAGGAGAACTTTATGATCATTAA
- a CDS encoding lipoprotein-releasing ABC transporter permease subunit: MRFETFIALRYLFALRKQSFISVISLFAVCGVAIGVGALIVVIGVMNGFSTDLRDKILGVNAHILVTSLRGGVKDHDKLAEEVSTVPGVTGVTPFIYSEVMLSTRTGVKGVVLRGIDPSTSETVVSLSKDMVSGDVNMLGEQSDFPGIIIGSELAKRLGLTAGSEVNLLSPSGQSSSAGFTPKVRRFNVVGVFRTGMFEYDSSLGYVSIPAARKLLGFKGDVVSGLEISVDDVYNVEKISEDLRAKIASFTVYVRHWQEMNANLFAALELEKTAMFIILAMIVLVGSFSIVTTLVMLVIQKTKDIAVLMSIGADAKSIRSIFMLQGTFIGLAGTSIGFLIGVPVSLLLKKYQFIKLPSNVYPVDYLPVRLEAIDLIAIGAAAFLLCFLATIYPARRAASLSPSEALRYE, encoded by the coding sequence GCTATCGGCGTCGGTGCTCTCATCGTTGTCATCGGTGTGATGAATGGTTTCTCCACGGATTTGCGGGACAAGATTCTTGGCGTCAATGCGCATATTCTGGTGACCTCCTTGCGGGGTGGCGTTAAGGATCATGATAAATTGGCCGAAGAAGTGTCTACCGTGCCTGGCGTAACCGGCGTGACTCCTTTTATTTATTCTGAAGTCATGCTGTCCACTCGGACTGGCGTGAAGGGGGTTGTCTTACGAGGCATTGATCCTTCGACATCGGAAACAGTGGTGAGCCTGTCCAAAGACATGGTCAGCGGTGACGTGAACATGCTTGGCGAGCAAAGTGATTTTCCCGGAATCATCATCGGTTCAGAGCTGGCCAAACGGCTGGGATTGACCGCTGGTTCCGAGGTCAATCTACTGTCGCCTTCGGGACAGTCCAGTTCTGCGGGGTTCACCCCCAAAGTGCGCCGGTTTAACGTGGTAGGCGTTTTTCGAACAGGAATGTTTGAATACGATTCCTCCCTTGGGTATGTCTCCATTCCAGCGGCAAGAAAGTTGTTGGGATTCAAGGGGGATGTGGTTTCCGGGTTGGAAATTAGCGTGGATGACGTGTACAATGTGGAAAAGATTTCTGAGGATCTGCGTGCAAAAATTGCATCTTTTACGGTGTATGTACGACATTGGCAGGAAATGAATGCCAATCTTTTTGCGGCGTTAGAGCTGGAAAAAACGGCTATGTTCATTATTCTCGCCATGATAGTTCTCGTAGGATCTTTCAGTATTGTCACAACACTGGTTATGCTGGTAATACAAAAGACCAAAGACATAGCGGTGCTTATGTCCATTGGTGCGGATGCCAAAAGTATTCGGAGCATATTCATGTTGCAGGGGACGTTTATCGGTCTGGCTGGAACGTCCATCGGTTTCCTTATCGGAGTACCGGTCAGTTTGCTCTTGAAGAAGTATCAGTTCATCAAGTTGCCAAGTAATGTGTATCCTGTGGATTATCTGCCTGTGAGGCTGGAAGCCATTGACTTGATTGCCATTGGTGCTGCCGCGTTTTTATTGTGTTTTCTGGCGACTATCTATCCTGCCCGTCGGGCAGCATCCTTGAGTCCTTCCGAGGCCTTGCGTTATGAGTAG